TTTGTTGGAAGAGAAACAAGGCGGAGGTGACAAAGCCTAATGACACTCGACGCTGATCTGTATTCCATACAGGAAGTGCGTACCTACCTCGCACAAGCGAAGGAAGCACAAGCCAAATTCGCTACCTACAGCCAAGAGCAAGTTGACCGGATCATCGAAGCTATGTCCAAAGTGGGCGTAGAAAATGCTGATCGACTGGCAGCAATGGCTGTAGAGGAAACAGGCTTTGGTAACGTCGCTGACAAACGGATGAAAAACCTGTTTGCTGCACAAGATGTGTACGCATCTGTAAAAGATGTAAAAACAGTTGGTATCATTCGTAAGGACGAAGAGAACAAGGTGTGGGAAGTGGCGCAGCCATTTGGTATCGTAGCAGGGGTTGTACCTTCCACTAATCCGACGTCCACGGTTATTTATAAATCGATGGTCTCCCTCAAGGCGAGAAATGCGATTGTCTTCAGCCCGCATCCGTCGGCAGCAAAATGCACGCTGGAAGCAGCGCGACTGATGGCTCAGGCGGCAGTAGCGGCTGGAGCACCAGAAGGCTTGATCCATTGCGTTACGAAGCCTACGCTTCCTGGTACAAATGAGCTGATGAAGCACAAGCTGACCAATCTGATTCTCGCGACTGGCGGAACTCCGATGGTACGCGCAGCATACAGCTCCGGTAAGCCAGCATATGGTGTTGGACCTGGTAATGTACCCGTTTACATCCATCACAGTGCTGACTTTGCTGCTGCTGCCAGACGCATCGTGCAGAGCAAGACGTTTGACTATGGTACAATCTGCGCTTCTGAGCAAGCATTGGTAGTAGAGGAATCCACCAAACACCAATTGATTACTGCCCTGAAGCGTGAAGGCGCCTACTTCCTGAACGAGCAAGAGAAGGAAAAAGTAGCTGCAATCATCATGGTAAACGGCTCGCTGAACGCGAAGATCGTTGGCCGCTCTCCGCAAGTGATCGCTCAAATGGCGGGTATTACTATCCCTGCTGATGCGCGTGTCCTGATTGCGGAAGAGAACAATGTAGGCAAAGCGTATCCGATGTCCGTTGAAAAACTGGCGCCGATCCTTGCCCTCTACACTGTTCAAAACGACAGCGAAGCGATTGCTCGTTGCCGCGAATTGCTGGAACATGGTGGTCTTGGACATACAGCGGGTATTCACGCCCAGGATGACAATGTCATCGCAGCGTATGGTCAAGCAATGCCAGCATCCAGAATTCCGGTAAATACGGGTACGACCTTCGGAGGAATTGGTGCAACGACTGGTGTACAACCAGCGTTCACGCTTGGATGCGGTTCTTTAGGGAACAACATCACGTCCGATAACATCGGTGCGAAGCACATGTTCAACATCAAGCGTGTTGCATTTGGCATCAAAGAAATGCCACAATCAACGCCAGTATCAGCAGCTCCTGCGACACAAGCGGAAGAAGCTGTCCTACAGGCTGTCTCTTCTATGAATGTCGGCTTGAGCCGCGATGAGATCAAAAACATCATCAAATCGGTGTTAACAGAAATGACGACTTAAGTCGTAAAACACTAAAATTTTGGAGATATAATTAAGGAGGAAATGAAAATGGCTGGAGAAATGTCCGCATTGGGAATGGTAGAAACAAAAGGTTTGGTAGGAGCAGTTGAAGCTGCTGACGCAATGGTAAAAGCAGCTAACGTAAAACTGATTGGTAAAGTACACGTAGGTGGCGGTCTCGTAACTGTTATGGTACGTGGTGACGTAGGTGCAGTAAAAGCTTCCACAGACGCAGGTGCCGCTGCTGCTGAAAAAGTAGGAGAGCTCGTATCTATTCACGTAATTCCACGCCCTCATGGAGACATTGAACTGATTCTGCCGAAACTCGAAGGATAATAAATCCCTATGGCAGTGATTACAGAAGCATCCTTGAGAGCGATGCATAAATCAGGTATTCCAAACCCCTTTCTCGTTGAGGAAGGGGATAAAATAACACCAGCAGCGGCAGATTTCTTGAAAGGAAGAGGGATTCAAGTGAAACAAGTTGATCAGAGCCAGCAGCCTTCCACCAATCAAGCTGCCGAGGCAGTGCGAGAAATTCCTTTGGGCGTATCTAACCGTCACATTCATTTGTCGCAAGCAGATGTCGAGAAGCTTTTCGGAGCCGGACATCAATTGACGCCAATGCGTGATCTGTCGCAACCGGGCCAGTTTGCTTGCCAAGAAACAGTCACTATCGTGGGACCAAAAGGCAGCATCCACGGGGTTCGCGTTTTGGGACCAGCTCGTGGCGCGACACAAGTGGAAATTTCCAGAACAGACGGCTTTGCAGTAGGTGTTCAAGCACCTGTGCGTATGTCTGGAGATATTGAAGGAACACCAGGTATGGTACTCGTTACGGCAAAAGGGACAGTCGTGATGGACAAAGGCGTAATCGTAGCGAAGAGCCACGTTCATATGTCTCCAGCAGATGCCGAGCAATATCAAGTGAAGGATGGCGATACGCTGATCCTGGCGACGCAAAGCGATCGTCCTATCATCTATCCAGATGTAGTCGTTCGTGTGCATCCGCAATTCGCACTTGATTTCCACGTGGATACGGATGAAGGTAATGCCGCTAATTTGAAAACGGGAGACCGGGTAAAAGTGATCGGCAAGAACGGGCAATTTTACTCCTTCTAACGGAGGTAGAGCTTGATGGACATCAGAGAAATGGTGGCGTCGATTACAAAAGAAATTTTGCAATCGATGAATACAGAAAAGAAAAGCGAGGCGCCTCGTGTCCTGTACGTTTTTTGCGACAGCCAGGCTCATGAGGCGTTTCAGGATCATTTTATTCAACTGAAAAACCACGGGATCTGCCATGACATTCTCTTCCTGGACGGAGAAACCTCTTCTTGGTTGGGCATGCACAAGATCGAATGTGGGGGAGCAGGCAGAATCCTTACAGCAGATGAGTACGCTCCTGCTCCGTTGGAAGTGCCGAAAGATTATGTCGGTATTGTGATTCCTGAAATCGATTTGGATAATGCAGCGAGAATTGCTTCCGGTCTAAAAGGAACGATCAAAGCGGAAATCGTCTTTTCCGCATTGGTGACGGGTAAATTCGTCATCGCTGGTTCCGATGTGCCAGGAATCAAGCGCGCAGACCGTCGTACCCTGCAAACATTGACACTGACACCTGCTTATGAAAAGCTGTTCAACCGTCACGTAGAGGGCATGAAAGAGCTGGGTGTGGAGTTTGCGGAGCAACGCCGTCTGGCAGATCGCGTAGTTTCGAAGCTGAAGTCTCAGCTACAAAAAGTGGAGACTACTACCAAGACAGAACAACCGAAATTGACTCCTTTGGATGAGCAAGAAGCCGTCTTTTCCGGGAAGCTGTTGACAGCAGACTGGATCAGATCGCAGCCTGAGCTTCGCGATACGACTTTGATCGTGAAAAAAGGGGCAATTGTTTCTCCGCTTGCTTATGACAGCATGAGAGAACGCGGCATTACGGTCAGCTATTTAGGAAAAGGGTGATCGCATGTTTTTGGGAAAAGTGATCGGCAGCGTCTGGGCCACGCAAAAAGAAGCAGGTATGGAAAATCTCAAGCTCATGGTGGTTCAGCCGATTGATTGGCGTGGCGAAGAAGGCGGACAAACCGTTATCGCAGCGGACAGGATCGGTGCGGGAATCGGGGAGCAGGTTATCGTCTCTCGTGGGACGCCTGCCCGAATCCTTTTCTCCGGCACCAGTGTGCCGATCGATGCGATCATCGTAGGCATCGTGGATTCGTTTGAGGTGCCGGGTGCCGCAGGAAGAGAGGAATAGGAATGGAACAGGAACGTTCACGAGTCATCCAGGAATTCGTACCGGGGAAACAGGTCACGTTGGCTCATGTAATCGCAAACCCTGACCCAATGCTCTATACCAAGCTAGGTATCAATGAGGCCGGTGCAATCGGCATTTTGACTTTGACGCCTACCGAAACAGCCATTATTGCCGCGGATATTGCGACAAAGGCTGCTGGCGTCGAGCTTGGGTTTCTCGATCGTTTTACAGGTTCACTGATTGTCGTAGGAGATGTATCCGCTGTGGAGATGGCAGTCGAAGCGGTCAATCAGGTACTGAGCGAAAAACTGCGGTTTACACCGGCATTGGTGACGAAGTCATGATCGGCCGTGTAATGATTATCGGTGCAATCGAAGCAGGAAAGTCTTCTCTGGTGCGGGCGCTGTTCAATGACGAACAGCCTGCCCGGAAGACACAAGCGCTCGAATATCGGGACTGGGCGATTGACACTCCGGGTGAGTACAGCGAAAACCCGATGTTTTATCGCACGCTTATGGCTACCTCTCTTGAGGCGAAGATCATTGTGATGGTACAAGATGCTACGCGGGAGCGCAATTATTTCCCTCCTGGCTTTTCACAAGGGTTTCCGCAATCGTGCATCGGGGTTATTACTAAAATGGATCATCCTGATGCAAATGTGGAGAGGGCAGAACAATTCCTGCGTCAATCGCTCGGCAATACGAAGATTTTCCGGACCTCCTCGCTCACGAGTGAGGGAGTGCCAGAATTGCGAGCGTATTTGCAGGAAATTGTAAACGAGTAAGCGTGATTAACCAGAATTACACCCCTTTCCGCCGTAGCGTGTCTGTGAGAAAATGAGGTCATATCAACTCCTAGCAGGTGAAAAGAGGTTCACATGCAATCAATACGAGAAGTGTGCAAAGCGTCCACGACGTTGAGTGATGACGACATTCGGATTGTGGAGGATCTGGCTTCCAAGCTCCAGATTTTTGCTGATCTGTCTCAAGCGGACATGTTTATCGATTGTCCAACGGTAGATCGGAGCGCTGCGATGGTAGTCGCACAAGCTGCACCGAGTACGGCACGCTCTATGTACAGTGGAACGGTCGTAGGGCATTTGGCGACGGCGATTAATGAGCCAGCGGTTATGTATTGTCTGACTACAGGCAAGCCCGTCATCGGTTCACGTGGGGTTTCACAGGAGCAGGTCGTGATGCGACAAAGCGTCGTACCCATCACGAATGCGGATGGAAAAACAATCGGGACCTTGATAACGGAACAGGATATATCCAAACAGGTGGAACAGGAAAAGAACGTCGAGATGCTCAAGGAAACAACGGAGCACTTAAGTGAGACGCTCATCCAGTTCGCTGTGCCTGATCTGCCCATTTCGTCGCTTTTGCACGAGGGCATGATTTTGTTTGATCAGAGTGGGGTTATCACGTACGCCAATGGCCGTGCCCACAAGCTGCTCTCCTTGATTGGCTTTGAACGGCCGGAAAAAGGCGAGAGCATTGAACGTATTTTTTCCTGGAGAGTTTCCCCGGAGAATTTTGTACGCAACGGGGGTTATATTCAGGAGGAGCTGTCAAAAGGCAAGCATTTCATCATGATGAAAGCGGTTTCGTCCGTCCGCAAACAAGACATCATCGGGGGATTCATTCTCCTGCGAGACATATCGGACATTCGGGAAAAAGAAAAGCAATTAATGATCAAATCCGCGGTGATCAAAGAGATTCACCACCGGGTCAAAAACAATTTGCAAACCATCTCTAGCCTGTTGCGCCTGCAAATGCGGCGTTCGCAGTCCAACGAGATTGAAAAGGTATACCGGGAAAGCATCAATCGCATCAACAGCATCGCCATTATTCACGAATACTTGGCACAGGATGGTCTGGAGCAGATTGACTTCAAAGAGATTTTAACCAAAATATCGAAAATAATCGTCTCTTCGATGAGACGTTCTGAGCAAGCTATACACGTCGTGGTGACGGGCGAATCGGTGTATCTGCCGTCCAACAAAGCAACATCGTTTGCCTTGATCGTCACCGAGCTGATTCAAAATTGCATGATTCATGGTTTTCATGAGCACCAAGAAGGGAAAATCTCTATTGCACTGGTTGCCAAGGAGGACTTCGTGAGTCTGTCTGTGACAGATGACGGGGTAGGCATCGAGGACATGGAGCAAATCCACAAAAAGGGCCATCTCGGCCTGAAAATTGTCGATACACTGGTCAGGGAAGACCTCGAAGGCACGATGCATTTCCGCAACACTGGGAACGGAACAGAGGTTACCATCCTCTATCCGATCCAAAAGGAGGATGAAGATGACACAACCGAAGATTATGGTGGTTGATGACGAGCCGATTATTCGCATGGATTTGCGCGAGATGCTCGAAAATGAAGGGTATTTAGTGGTTGCCGAGGCGAAAAACGGAGAAGAGGCAGTCGAACAGGCCCATCGTCACAAGCCCGATCTGATCATCATGGATGTGAAAATGCCTGTCTTGAATGGAATCAAGGCAAGCAGTATCATTCGTTCCTTTTCAGACAGTTCCATTCTTCTCTTGACGGCTTATAGCCAAAAGGAACTCGTCCAGGATGCCAGAAAAGCGGGTGTGACGGCTTACTTGGTGAAGCCGGTGTCGGAGGATGATTTGATTCCCGCAGTAGAAATCGCCCTCAGTCAAAAGGAAAAAGTCGTTTCGCTGAAGCAGGATATAAACGATCTGAAGAAAAAGATCGAGGATCGCAAGGCAGTGGAAAAGGCAAAAGGAAAGCTGATGAGTGCCCTATCCTTGGAAGAGGATGCGGCTTACAAATGGATGCAGCAAGTAAGCATGCAACGGCGCATGCCGCTTGTGAAGCTGGCAGAGGAAATTTTGTCGGGCGAGCAGGCCATTTTTACCCAAGACTAGTACTGACGTTATCATAAAAAGCAGTGACAAGTAGATACGAAGAGAGCAAAGGCGCTTGAATCAGACCGGGAGCAAGGAACCGGCTGTTCAAGCGTTTTTTCGTAAGGCCCGTCTGGCACGCCAATGGTTCAAGGAGGTTCATATGGACGAACAATGGATCCAAAGCGTCGGGATCGATGTGGGAACAAGCACGACCAAAATGATCGTAAGCCGATTGCGATTGGGTCGCATGTCCAGCACGTTTTCGCTGCCGCGTTATCAGATCGTGGAGCGACAATTGCTGTATGCGAGTGAAGTACATTCCACACCGCTCATCGGATTTGATGAAATTGACGCTGACGGAATCGGAGCGATTCTTGCAGCCGAGTACGACAAGGCACAAATCAGCTTGTCTCAAATCAAGTCCGGGGCGGTCATCATTACCGGAGAAACAGCCAGCAAAAAGAACGCACAGCATATCGTTCATCTGTTGGCTGAACGCTCCGGGGATTTCGTGGTAGCGACAGCAGGTGCTGACCTCGAAGGCGTGCTGGCGGGCAAAGGCGCTGGCGCAGAAAAACGCTCGCAAGCCATACAAG
The window above is part of the Brevibacillus antibioticus genome. Proteins encoded here:
- a CDS encoding acetaldehyde dehydrogenase (acetylating), with protein sequence MTLDADLYSIQEVRTYLAQAKEAQAKFATYSQEQVDRIIEAMSKVGVENADRLAAMAVEETGFGNVADKRMKNLFAAQDVYASVKDVKTVGIIRKDEENKVWEVAQPFGIVAGVVPSTNPTSTVIYKSMVSLKARNAIVFSPHPSAAKCTLEAARLMAQAAVAAGAPEGLIHCVTKPTLPGTNELMKHKLTNLILATGGTPMVRAAYSSGKPAYGVGPGNVPVYIHHSADFAAAARRIVQSKTFDYGTICASEQALVVEESTKHQLITALKREGAYFLNEQEKEKVAAIIMVNGSLNAKIVGRSPQVIAQMAGITIPADARVLIAEENNVGKAYPMSVEKLAPILALYTVQNDSEAIARCRELLEHGGLGHTAGIHAQDDNVIAAYGQAMPASRIPVNTGTTFGGIGATTGVQPAFTLGCGSLGNNITSDNIGAKHMFNIKRVAFGIKEMPQSTPVSAAPATQAEEAVLQAVSSMNVGLSRDEIKNIIKSVLTEMTT
- the eutM gene encoding ethanolamine utilization microcompartment protein EutM, which encodes MAGEMSALGMVETKGLVGAVEAADAMVKAANVKLIGKVHVGGGLVTVMVRGDVGAVKASTDAGAAAAEKVGELVSIHVIPRPHGDIELILPKLEG
- the pduL gene encoding phosphate propanoyltransferase, whose translation is MAVITEASLRAMHKSGIPNPFLVEEGDKITPAAADFLKGRGIQVKQVDQSQQPSTNQAAEAVREIPLGVSNRHIHLSQADVEKLFGAGHQLTPMRDLSQPGQFACQETVTIVGPKGSIHGVRVLGPARGATQVEISRTDGFAVGVQAPVRMSGDIEGTPGMVLVTAKGTVVMDKGVIVAKSHVHMSPADAEQYQVKDGDTLILATQSDRPIIYPDVVVRVHPQFALDFHVDTDEGNAANLKTGDRVKVIGKNGQFYSF
- a CDS encoding EutN/CcmL family microcompartment protein; the protein is MFLGKVIGSVWATQKEAGMENLKLMVVQPIDWRGEEGGQTVIAADRIGAGIGEQVIVSRGTPARILFSGTSVPIDAIIVGIVDSFEVPGAAGREE
- the eutS gene encoding ethanolamine utilization microcompartment protein EutS is translated as MEQERSRVIQEFVPGKQVTLAHVIANPDPMLYTKLGINEAGAIGILTLTPTETAIIAADIATKAAGVELGFLDRFTGSLIVVGDVSAVEMAVEAVNQVLSEKLRFTPALVTKS
- a CDS encoding EutP/PduV family microcompartment system protein, which encodes MIGRVMIIGAIEAGKSSLVRALFNDEQPARKTQALEYRDWAIDTPGEYSENPMFYRTLMATSLEAKIIVMVQDATRERNYFPPGFSQGFPQSCIGVITKMDHPDANVERAEQFLRQSLGNTKIFRTSSLTSEGVPELRAYLQEIVNE
- a CDS encoding sensor histidine kinase translates to MQSIREVCKASTTLSDDDIRIVEDLASKLQIFADLSQADMFIDCPTVDRSAAMVVAQAAPSTARSMYSGTVVGHLATAINEPAVMYCLTTGKPVIGSRGVSQEQVVMRQSVVPITNADGKTIGTLITEQDISKQVEQEKNVEMLKETTEHLSETLIQFAVPDLPISSLLHEGMILFDQSGVITYANGRAHKLLSLIGFERPEKGESIERIFSWRVSPENFVRNGGYIQEELSKGKHFIMMKAVSSVRKQDIIGGFILLRDISDIREKEKQLMIKSAVIKEIHHRVKNNLQTISSLLRLQMRRSQSNEIEKVYRESINRINSIAIIHEYLAQDGLEQIDFKEILTKISKIIVSSMRRSEQAIHVVVTGESVYLPSNKATSFALIVTELIQNCMIHGFHEHQEGKISIALVAKEDFVSLSVTDDGVGIEDMEQIHKKGHLGLKIVDTLVREDLEGTMHFRNTGNGTEVTILYPIQKEDEDDTTEDYGG
- a CDS encoding ANTAR domain-containing response regulator, with product MKMTQPKIMVVDDEPIIRMDLREMLENEGYLVVAEAKNGEEAVEQAHRHKPDLIIMDVKMPVLNGIKASSIIRSFSDSSILLLTAYSQKELVQDARKAGVTAYLVKPVSEDDLIPAVEIALSQKEKVVSLKQDINDLKKKIEDRKAVEKAKGKLMSALSLEEDAAYKWMQQVSMQRRMPLVKLAEEILSGEQAIFTQD